The Allochromatium tepidum genome has a window encoding:
- a CDS encoding DUF1640 domain-containing protein, whose amino-acid sequence MSVIELYDKLRTAPDETTRARLIAEAFEAFESRYPHFQELATRTHLSETELRLQKEIELVRSELRKEIEQVRLQTEQVRSELKIELANVKASLLKWSFLFWLTQFSAILLLLFRLQGAA is encoded by the coding sequence ATGAGCGTCATTGAACTTTACGACAAGCTGCGCACTGCCCCGGATGAAACCACCCGGGCCCGTCTCATTGCCGAAGCGTTTGAGGCGTTTGAATCGCGTTACCCGCACTTTCAGGAACTCGCCACCCGCACGCACCTGAGCGAAACCGAACTCAGGCTGCAGAAGGAAATCGAGCTTGTTCGCTCGGAGCTACGGAAGGAAATCGAGCAAGTACGTTTACAAACCGAACAGGTGCGCTCAGAGCTTAAGATAGAGCTTGCTAACGTTAAGGCCTCGCTATTGAAATGGAGTTTCCTGTTTTGGCTGACCCAGTTTAGCGCGATTTTGCTGCTGTTGTTTCGGTTGCAGGGAGCGGCGTAG